In Streptacidiphilus sp. P02-A3a, the DNA window TGGGCGACCGGCTGGTCCGCGCCGGCGCCGCCCCCGAATACCTGCCCGGCCTGACCGTGACCCACCTCGACGACCAGCACTGGACCAAGACGCTCCGCAACTGGTTCCGCAACGGCCGCGGCGGCGGCACCCGGCGCCTGCTGGCACCGCCCGCGGAACGCCGCTCGCGGCGGCCGCTGTTCCTGGTGGTCCCGCAGGAATGGTCGCGCCACGGACCGCAGTACGCCGCGGTGTCCTTGCTGGGTTCCCTGGTGCTCGCACTGGGCTACCTGGCCGGCCGGGCGCGGCCGGCCCTGCGCCCGGTGCCGCCACTGGCGGCGTACCCGCCGGCGCCCGCGTGGGTCAGGCGCCTCAGCCGAGAGGGGACCCAATGAGGATCATGCTGGTCGACCTGTGGGCGGGCGGCCACAACGCCCGGTACTTCGACCGCTTCGCCATGGCCCTGTCCGACCACGAGGTGATCGCCGTGGCCCCGCAGAGCGTCACGGACCAGCGCACCGTCCCCGTGGCGGCCTCGGTGTCGGTGCCGCTGGCGCGTTCCGCACCGGCGTACGGACGGCCCGAGGAGAGCTGGGACGCCTCGATCCGCAGCGAGATCGCGCTCATCGGACAGGTGGCCGCCGAACACCGACCGGACCTGATCGTCCACCTGTTCGCCGACCACCTGGTGCCCTACGGCGCCGAACTCGCGGCCATCGCCGACACCGCGCTCCTGGTGCTGTTCCCCTCGGGCCACTACCCGGACGCCTTCGGTTCGGAACTGACCGCGCCGGAGGCGGAGCGGGGCCGACGACTGACCGCAGACATCGCCGCGTTCAGGGCTGCCCCGGGCGCGGTGTGCGTGTTCACCCTGGACCCGGTGGCGGCCGACGCATTGCATGACACCTCCGGAGCGCCCGCACTGTGGCTGCCCGAACCGTGGATCGCCGCCGCCGCGCCGACCGGCCTGCCACCCGGAGACAACCTGCTGTTCTACGGCGCGCTGGCGCACCGCAAGGGCTTCGACCGGCTCGCCGACGCCCTGCTGCACAAGCGCGGCCACCCCCCGCTGGTCGTCGCCGGCTGGGTCGAGCAGCACGGATACCAGGCCGAACTGGCCGAGCGGATCGAACAACTCGGCGCCGCGGGCGTACCGGTGGACCTGCGGCTGGGCCGCCTGGACGAGCAGGGCTGCCTGGACCTGCTGGCCCGCAGCGCCGTGACCGTGCTGCCCTACCCGCGCCACTTCGGGATGTCCCGGGTACTGCTGGAGTCTGCGCACACCGGTACCCCGGTGGTCGTCAACTCCTTCGGTCTGCTTGGGCACCTCGTCCGGACCCGGGGGCTGG includes these proteins:
- a CDS encoding glycosyltransferase yields the protein MRIMLVDLWAGGHNARYFDRFAMALSDHEVIAVAPQSVTDQRTVPVAASVSVPLARSAPAYGRPEESWDASIRSEIALIGQVAAEHRPDLIVHLFADHLVPYGAELAAIADTALLVLFPSGHYPDAFGSELTAPEAERGRRLTADIAAFRAAPGAVCVFTLDPVAADALHDTSGAPALWLPEPWIAAAAPTGLPPGDNLLFYGALAHRKGFDRLADALLHKRGHPPLVVAGWVEQHGYQAELAERIEQLGAAGVPVDLRLGRLDEQGCLDLLARSAVTVLPYPRHFGMSRVLLESAHTGTPVVVNSFGLLGHLVRTRGLGVATEVTDPSRLADALTEAAALAGDQDFAQRCARFSADHAQDRFVARLRSGLGL